A DNA window from Selenomonas sp. oral taxon 126 contains the following coding sequences:
- a CDS encoding TolC family protein codes for MYREKRRRQCYRAFAALALSTALFMPLPAHAMSLTLTEAIDMALASNTGLRITAEGERSADAALKQARGKNSISAEAGDTLRTSKSKDEDAQASNTLSLSARLPLYSGGANEANIESGEIGAQSARLMTERAREDLKYEVIVAYWGAVEASKKVEVQRDTVNKYDAHLKNVTALYDAGAQAKIDVLRSSVELSNARQELISAENSYEVNLATLRNLMNIARTEPLTLTTEVTYQPFEKPMEDCISYAYRNRVDLMAERAKLRQRELAVDSVKAGKKPTVSLTLGTGLSSQFQPRHDSSSDVSASVGVSWNIFDSGVTRGAIEEAEAERDIALLNVQKAEETIDLNLRKAYLNMREAEKRFTSTGNAVAQAREDYHIASERYRAGEGILLDIIDAQTALASAETNAISARYDYARYRAQVENLMGEELTESERTAAAGLPSVTQEERAAAQAAYTEAGSTAAIQKGENP; via the coding sequence ATGTATAGAGAGAAGCGCAGGCGGCAGTGCTACCGCGCATTTGCAGCACTCGCCCTGAGTACCGCTCTTTTCATGCCACTGCCCGCGCACGCGATGAGCCTCACACTTACGGAGGCAATCGACATGGCGCTCGCGTCGAATACGGGGCTGCGCATCACTGCGGAGGGCGAGCGCTCTGCGGACGCTGCGCTGAAACAGGCGCGCGGGAAGAACAGCATCTCGGCAGAGGCGGGCGATACGCTGCGCACGAGCAAGTCGAAGGACGAGGATGCGCAGGCAAGCAACACACTATCCCTCTCCGCGCGACTGCCGCTCTACAGCGGCGGTGCGAACGAGGCGAATATCGAGTCCGGCGAGATCGGCGCGCAGTCGGCGCGTCTCATGACCGAGCGTGCGCGTGAGGATCTGAAATATGAAGTGATCGTCGCCTATTGGGGTGCGGTGGAGGCATCGAAAAAGGTCGAGGTGCAGCGCGACACGGTGAACAAATACGACGCGCATCTGAAGAATGTCACGGCGCTCTATGACGCGGGTGCGCAGGCGAAGATCGACGTGCTCCGCTCCTCCGTGGAGCTCTCGAACGCACGGCAGGAACTCATCAGCGCGGAGAATAGCTACGAGGTGAACCTCGCGACCCTGCGCAATCTGATGAACATCGCGCGCACAGAGCCTCTGACACTCACGACGGAGGTCACATATCAGCCCTTTGAGAAGCCGATGGAGGACTGCATTTCCTACGCCTATCGCAACCGCGTCGATCTCATGGCGGAGCGTGCGAAGCTGCGCCAGCGCGAGCTGGCGGTGGACAGTGTGAAGGCGGGGAAGAAACCGACCGTCAGCCTCACGCTCGGCACGGGGCTTTCGAGTCAGTTTCAGCCGCGCCATGATTCGAGCAGCGATGTGTCTGCGTCCGTCGGCGTCAGCTGGAACATCTTTGACAGCGGCGTCACGCGCGGGGCAATCGAGGAGGCGGAGGCAGAGCGCGATATTGCCCTGCTGAACGTACAGAAGGCGGAGGAGACAATTGATCTGAACCTCCGCAAGGCATACCTCAATATGCGCGAGGCGGAGAAGCGCTTCACCTCGACGGGGAACGCCGTTGCACAGGCGCGTGAGGACTACCACATCGCGAGCGAGCGCTACCGTGCGGGCGAGGGCATTCTGCTCGACATCATCGACGCACAGACCGCGCTCGCATCGGCAGAGACGAACGCCATCAGTGCGCGCTATGACTACGCGCGCTATCGTGCGCAGGTTGAGAATCTCATGGGCGAGGAGCTTACGGAGAGCGAGCGCACGGCAGCGGCGGGCCTTCCCTCCGTAACACAGGAGGAGCGCGCGGCAGCACAGGCGGCATATACCGAGGCAGGTTCGACTGCCGCGATACAGAAGGGGGAGAACCCATGA
- a CDS encoding S41 family peptidase, translating to MNRKKLGCIIVLSALFGSMLTVFAAGALLRSAGLYADDVLRFFGVMQFIQARYVNPPNTTALIDGAIDGMVASLGDPHSIYMPPTMFQELRAHTEGSFGGIGVTMGFKDNIVKIISVLEGTPGEAAGLRAGDEIIAVDGVPTSELRSEEVALRIRGEAGTQVVLRILRDGREEEYTITRDIIQVASVRGTMVEGTAIGYIRIGSFAEHTGEEFTSEMNRLAGEGMTALIIDLRENPGGLITSCVAVAEQVVPAGTIVSVIDRDGDEEVYTSSLSARKYPIAVLIDENSASASEILAGALQDTGAATIIGTTSYGKGSVQAVLPLFHEDGLKLTIAKYVTPNGRSIDGTGITPDIVVERTPTDTEDVQFEAAKKYLEEHPSL from the coding sequence ATGAACAGAAAAAAATTAGGTTGCATCATCGTCTTGTCCGCACTGTTCGGGAGCATGCTGACCGTATTTGCGGCGGGCGCGCTCCTGCGCTCGGCAGGACTCTATGCGGACGATGTCCTGCGCTTCTTCGGCGTGATGCAATTCATTCAGGCGCGCTATGTGAATCCACCCAATACGACGGCGCTCATCGACGGCGCAATCGACGGCATGGTTGCGTCCTTGGGTGATCCGCACTCTATCTATATGCCCCCAACGATGTTCCAGGAACTGCGCGCGCATACGGAGGGCTCGTTCGGCGGCATCGGCGTGACGATGGGCTTCAAGGACAATATCGTCAAAATCATCTCCGTACTCGAGGGGACGCCCGGCGAGGCGGCAGGGCTGCGCGCGGGCGATGAGATCATCGCCGTGGACGGTGTGCCGACGAGCGAACTGCGCAGCGAGGAGGTCGCGCTGCGCATTCGCGGCGAGGCGGGCACGCAGGTCGTCCTGCGCATTCTGCGCGATGGGCGCGAAGAGGAGTATACGATCACGCGGGACATCATACAGGTTGCGTCCGTACGCGGTACAATGGTCGAGGGCACGGCGATCGGCTACATTCGTATCGGCTCCTTTGCAGAGCATACGGGTGAGGAATTCACGAGCGAGATGAACCGTCTCGCGGGCGAGGGCATGACCGCGCTCATCATCGACCTGCGCGAGAATCCGGGCGGGCTCATCACGAGCTGTGTTGCCGTCGCCGAGCAGGTAGTACCGGCGGGCACGATTGTCTCCGTCATTGACCGCGATGGCGACGAGGAGGTCTACACCTCCTCACTCTCGGCGCGTAAATACCCCATCGCCGTACTCATCGACGAGAACAGCGCGAGCGCCTCGGAGATCCTTGCGGGTGCATTGCAGGATACGGGTGCGGCGACGATCATTGGCACGACCTCGTATGGCAAGGGCTCGGTGCAGGCCGTTCTGCCACTCTTCCACGAGGACGGACTGAAGCTCACAATCGCAAAGTATGTGACGCCGAACGGTCGCTCCATCGACGGCACGGGCATCACGCCCGACATCGTGGTCGAGCGCACGCCGACGGATACCGAGGATGTGCAGTTCGAGGCGGCCAAAAAATACTTGGAGGAGCATCCAAGTCTCTAA
- a CDS encoding murein hydrolase activator EnvC family protein, with product MKQGLKKTLAATLAAVFLAAGQGAAATLEEERDSYDAEVEELGRQSEALAGKIDSLSEQKRLLDEQASAAIAEHRARRAELNATLERLEENEEKLEVAERDFDRKSEALGRRVRDIYINGQISYVDVLFGAKDFSDFLTRMDLLKRVIKQDYDLVHEVLTQRSALRALQEELEKDRAAQEPLEKKAREARLAMEDKVEQQQALIEQMKYDKATIDRKQDESRAASERITQMLQRSGLRNLPVQGSGAMLWPLAGEITSDFGWRTHPITGAQSFHSGIDIGGDYGEPIYAAQAGTVEYAGWISGYGNAVIINHGGGISTLYGHCQALLVSTGQSVAQGELIAECGSTGNSTGPHCHFEVRVNGEPVNPLGYL from the coding sequence ATGAAACAAGGTTTGAAAAAGACGCTCGCAGCGACGCTTGCCGCCGTATTCCTTGCCGCAGGGCAGGGCGCAGCGGCAACGCTCGAGGAGGAGCGCGACAGCTATGACGCCGAGGTTGAGGAGCTGGGGCGGCAGAGCGAGGCGCTTGCGGGCAAGATAGACTCGCTCTCCGAGCAGAAACGTCTCCTCGACGAGCAGGCGAGTGCAGCGATCGCAGAGCATCGGGCACGCCGCGCGGAGCTGAATGCGACGCTCGAGCGCCTCGAGGAGAACGAGGAGAAGCTCGAAGTCGCCGAGCGGGACTTCGACCGCAAGAGCGAGGCGCTGGGGAGGCGCGTGCGCGATATCTACATCAACGGGCAGATCTCCTATGTGGATGTGCTCTTTGGTGCAAAGGATTTCTCGGATTTCCTCACGCGCATGGATCTCCTGAAGCGCGTCATCAAGCAGGACTATGACCTCGTGCACGAGGTGCTCACCCAGCGGAGTGCTCTGCGCGCGCTACAGGAGGAGCTCGAAAAGGATCGTGCGGCTCAGGAGCCGCTCGAGAAGAAGGCGCGCGAGGCGCGCCTTGCGATGGAGGACAAGGTCGAGCAGCAGCAGGCGCTCATTGAGCAGATGAAGTACGACAAGGCGACGATCGACCGCAAGCAGGACGAGTCCCGTGCGGCATCCGAGCGCATCACGCAGATGCTGCAGCGCAGCGGGCTCAGGAATCTGCCCGTGCAGGGCTCGGGCGCGATGCTCTGGCCGCTCGCGGGGGAGATTACCTCGGATTTTGGCTGGCGCACGCACCCCATCACGGGCGCGCAGAGTTTCCACAGCGGCATCGACATCGGCGGCGACTACGGCGAGCCGATTTACGCCGCACAGGCGGGGACGGTCGAGTATGCGGGCTGGATCTCGGGCTATGGCAACGCCGTCATCATCAACCACGGCGGCGGCATCTCGACGCTGTATGGGCACTGTCAGGCACTTCTCGTGAGTACGGGGCAGAGCGTCGCGCAGGGCGAGCTGATTGCCGAGTGCGGCTCCACGGGCAACTCCACGGGACCGCACTGCCACTTCGAGGTGCGCGTCAACGGCGAACCTGTGAACCCGCTCGGATATCTATAA
- the ftsX gene encoding permease-like cell division protein FtsX, whose protein sequence is MKIRTAEYYVQEVFRSLRRNNWMTFAAVGTVAVSLFILGVFLILALNMNRAASLLESQVQISVYMKDDLTEDEEEEVGAQIRALQGIESVQYVSREEARTRLADRLGEQKYLLDALGDKNPLPNAYEVTVRQPDMVETAARQIARMDGVESAKYGQDVVEHLFDITRLVRIFGVLLILLLGSATVFIIANTIRLTVFARRREIAIMKYVGATDEFIRWPFVLEGIVLGCIGGLISAVVLRSFYAGVTSKVYDTLAFFPLIPQYPFMNYVSLVIIGLGMAIGAVGAWVSLKRFLKV, encoded by the coding sequence ATGAAGATTAGAACCGCCGAATACTATGTGCAGGAGGTCTTTCGCTCCCTGCGCCGCAACAACTGGATGACCTTCGCGGCAGTCGGAACGGTGGCGGTCTCGCTCTTTATCCTCGGGGTGTTCCTCATCCTTGCGCTCAACATGAACCGCGCGGCATCCCTGCTTGAGTCGCAGGTACAGATCAGCGTCTATATGAAGGACGATCTCACAGAGGACGAGGAGGAGGAGGTCGGCGCGCAGATCCGCGCGCTGCAGGGGATCGAGTCCGTTCAATACGTCAGTCGTGAGGAGGCGCGCACGCGCCTTGCGGATCGCCTCGGCGAGCAGAAGTATCTGCTGGATGCGCTCGGCGACAAGAATCCGCTGCCGAATGCCTATGAGGTGACGGTGCGTCAGCCGGACATGGTGGAGACCGCCGCACGGCAGATTGCGCGCATGGACGGCGTGGAGTCGGCGAAATATGGGCAGGATGTTGTGGAGCATCTCTTTGACATCACCCGCCTCGTGCGTATCTTCGGCGTGCTGCTCATCCTGCTGCTCGGCAGTGCGACCGTCTTCATCATTGCAAATACGATCCGTCTGACGGTATTTGCACGGCGGCGCGAGATTGCGATCATGAAATACGTCGGTGCAACGGACGAGTTCATCCGCTGGCCGTTCGTGCTCGAGGGCATTGTGCTCGGCTGCATCGGCGGGCTGATCTCGGCGGTCGTCCTGCGCAGCTTCTACGCGGGTGTGACGAGCAAGGTCTACGATACACTCGCGTTCTTCCCGCTGATCCCGCAGTACCCGTTTATGAACTATGTGAGCCTCGTCATCATCGGGCTCGGCATGGCGATTGGGGCGGTGGGGGCGTGGGTCTCGCTCAAGCGTTTCCTGAAGGTGTAA
- the ftsE gene encoding cell division ATP-binding protein FtsE, translated as MIRMKNVSKIYENGAVALDHVSIEIGKGEFIFVVGVSGAGKSTFIKMLFREELPTEGELFVNGHDVVNMDVKDVPYLRRGLGVIFQDYRLLSDKTVYENVAFAMRVIEAPRQMIQRRVNAVLDVVGLRDKYRNFPSQLSGGEQQRVAIARAIVNDPAILIADEPTGNLDPETSWDIMDIFKRINDSGTTIVMATHDKNIVDTMQRRVIAIEGGHIVRDEQRGGYGYED; from the coding sequence ATGATTCGCATGAAAAATGTCTCGAAGATATATGAGAACGGTGCAGTTGCACTCGATCACGTGAGCATCGAGATCGGCAAGGGCGAGTTCATCTTCGTTGTCGGTGTGAGCGGCGCGGGCAAGTCCACGTTCATCAAGATGCTCTTTCGCGAGGAGCTTCCGACGGAGGGCGAGCTCTTCGTCAACGGTCACGATGTTGTCAATATGGATGTCAAGGACGTGCCGTATCTCAGGCGTGGGCTTGGCGTCATCTTTCAGGACTACCGTCTGCTGTCGGACAAGACGGTCTATGAGAATGTGGCGTTCGCGATGCGCGTCATCGAGGCACCGCGCCAGATGATCCAGCGCCGTGTGAACGCGGTGCTCGACGTGGTCGGGCTGCGCGACAAATACCGCAATTTCCCCTCGCAGCTCTCGGGCGGCGAGCAGCAGCGCGTCGCCATTGCACGCGCGATTGTGAACGATCCCGCGATCCTCATCGCGGACGAGCCAACGGGCAACCTCGACCCCGAGACGAGCTGGGACATCATGGACATCTTTAAGCGCATCAATGACTCGGGCACGACAATCGTCATGGCGACCCATGACAAGAACATCGTCGACACGATGCAGCGCCGTGTCATTGCCATCGAGGGCGGGCACATTGTGCGCGATGAGCAGCGCGGAGGATATGGCTATGAAGATTAG
- a CDS encoding secretion protein HlyD: protein MFCPIKKTNRTHSGGYVEDLSTQRGRKRCAKSAGLNLSVFP, encoded by the coding sequence ATTTTTTGTCCTATCAAGAAGACAAACCGGACGCATAGCGGTGGCTATGTGGAGGATTTGTCGACACAGAGAGGGCGAAAAAGATGCGCCAAGTCGGCGGGACTGAATTTATCAGTGTTTCCTTAA
- a CDS encoding YbaN family protein, whose amino-acid sequence MILKKIFYVSLGLISLGLGILGAFLPILPTVPFVLLAAFCFTRGSRRLDAWLRTTRIYRRTMVLMQSGRRGMTIGQKLRIMLPVTTLMGISFLLTDHPHARMAISLMWFLHVIFFVFRVPTLRKH is encoded by the coding sequence ATGATCCTAAAAAAAATTTTCTATGTCTCGCTCGGGCTCATCAGCCTCGGGCTCGGCATTCTCGGTGCATTTCTCCCGATCCTCCCGACCGTCCCGTTCGTCCTGCTCGCTGCATTCTGCTTCACGCGCGGCTCGCGCCGTCTGGATGCATGGCTGCGCACAACGCGCATCTACCGCCGGACGATGGTGCTCATGCAGAGCGGACGGCGCGGCATGACCATCGGGCAGAAACTCCGCATCATGCTTCCCGTCACGACGCTCATGGGCATCTCCTTCCTGCTGACCGACCATCCGCACGCGCGCATGGCGATCAGTCTCATGTGGTTCCTGCACGTCATCTTCTTTGTCTTTCGCGTGCCGACGCTAAGGAAGCACTGA
- a CDS encoding esterase family protein: MTSCKEINWHSTRLDRMMNIRVYGKSAGVPILVFPTQDAMSDNFENFGMIEALADDLARGRIQLFCVDTVDTETWSNHWGDKVWRAHRQEQYYAYIIDEVVPRIYVENTSKRLPIAAGCSLGGLHAAIVFFRRPDLFDGVLSLSGVYDAKFFTDGWTNEVLYDNSPLDFLANMPGDHPYIDLYNRRRIVLCVGQGRWEEEGRRTTALMGDLLYSKDIHAWVDFWGYDVDHDWVWWKKQFVYFLPFVLREQA; this comes from the coding sequence ATGACAAGCTGCAAAGAAATCAACTGGCACAGCACGCGGCTCGACCGCATGATGAATATACGTGTCTACGGAAAGTCTGCGGGCGTACCCATCCTCGTCTTTCCAACGCAGGACGCGATGAGTGACAACTTCGAGAACTTCGGCATGATCGAGGCGCTGGCAGACGATCTCGCACGCGGACGCATTCAGCTCTTCTGTGTGGACACCGTCGACACGGAGACGTGGTCAAACCACTGGGGCGATAAGGTGTGGCGCGCGCATCGGCAGGAGCAGTACTATGCCTATATCATCGACGAGGTCGTCCCCCGCATCTACGTGGAAAATACGAGCAAGCGCCTCCCCATCGCCGCAGGATGCAGTCTCGGTGGACTGCACGCCGCAATCGTCTTCTTCCGCCGTCCCGATCTCTTCGATGGCGTACTCTCGCTCTCGGGCGTCTACGATGCGAAATTTTTCACCGACGGCTGGACGAACGAGGTTCTCTACGACAACTCGCCGCTCGACTTCCTTGCGAATATGCCCGGCGACCATCCCTATATCGACCTCTACAACCGACGGCGCATTGTACTCTGCGTCGGACAGGGACGTTGGGAGGAGGAGGGTCGCCGCACGACAGCGCTCATGGGTGACCTCCTCTACAGCAAGGACATCCACGCATGGGTCGATTTCTGGGGCTACGACGTCGATCACGATTGGGTCTGGTGGAAGAAGCAGTTCGTTTACTTCCTCCCCTTCGTCCTACGTGAGCAGGCGTGA
- a CDS encoding ATP-grasp domain-containing protein has translation MNFIFVSPQFPRVYWNFCDRLKNKGVNVLGIGDTPYDHLHHEVRESLTEYYFVPSLADYDQMLRAVAFFTFKYGRIDWIESNNEYWLESDARLRTDFNIRTGWQSGDMDHIKNKSAMKPFYKKAGIPTARLVKVTTLAAAEEFLAEVGYPVIVKPDTGVGATDTYRIDNHDELRHFYASKPTVPYVMEEFVTGDICSYDAIVDADSNPIFESMTVWPPSVMDIVLYQLDLSYYTTDRVPDALQKAGRATLKAFRVRSRFVHLEFFRLTQDKPGLGNVGDFVGLEVNMRPAGGYTTDMMNFAHSTDVYEIWADMITANRRLLPDRNEHCYCAYASRRDFHRYVHTHEEILSRYAGKIVMCERMPEMMSPQMGNQMYTAKLRGQDETNEFIRFVQEQQSC, from the coding sequence ATGAACTTTATCTTTGTTTCCCCGCAGTTCCCGCGCGTCTACTGGAACTTCTGCGACCGTCTGAAAAATAAGGGCGTCAACGTGCTCGGCATCGGCGACACCCCCTACGATCACCTGCATCATGAGGTGCGCGAGTCACTGACAGAGTACTACTTCGTTCCCTCGCTCGCCGACTACGACCAGATGCTGCGCGCCGTTGCATTCTTTACATTCAAATACGGACGCATCGACTGGATCGAGTCGAACAATGAGTACTGGCTTGAGAGCGATGCGCGTCTGCGCACGGACTTCAACATCCGCACGGGCTGGCAGAGCGGCGATATGGATCACATCAAGAACAAGTCCGCAATGAAACCCTTTTACAAAAAGGCGGGCATTCCGACCGCGCGCCTCGTGAAGGTCACGACGCTTGCCGCCGCCGAGGAGTTCCTCGCGGAGGTCGGCTATCCCGTCATCGTAAAGCCGGACACGGGCGTCGGCGCAACAGATACCTACCGCATCGACAATCACGATGAGCTGCGCCATTTCTACGCTTCAAAGCCGACCGTGCCCTATGTCATGGAGGAGTTTGTCACGGGCGACATCTGCTCCTATGACGCCATCGTCGACGCGGACTCGAATCCGATCTTCGAGTCCATGACCGTCTGGCCGCCGTCTGTCATGGACATCGTGCTCTATCAGCTCGACCTCTCCTACTACACGACGGATCGCGTGCCCGACGCGCTGCAGAAGGCGGGACGTGCCACGCTCAAGGCGTTCCGCGTGCGCAGCCGCTTCGTTCACCTCGAGTTCTTCCGCCTGACGCAGGACAAACCGGGACTTGGGAATGTCGGCGACTTCGTCGGACTCGAGGTCAACATGCGCCCCGCCGGCGGCTACACGACGGACATGATGAACTTCGCCCACTCCACCGATGTCTATGAAATCTGGGCGGATATGATTACGGCGAACCGCCGCCTCCTCCCCGACAGGAACGAGCATTGCTACTGCGCGTATGCGAGCCGCCGCGACTTCCACCGCTACGTACACACACACGAGGAGATCCTGAGCCGCTATGCGGGCAAGATCGTCATGTGCGAGCGCATGCCCGAGATGATGTCGCCGCAGATGGGAAACCAGATGTATACGGCAAAGCTGAGAGGACAGGACGAGACGAACGAATTCATCCGCTTCGTGCAGGAGCAGCAGAGCTGCTGA
- a CDS encoding class I SAM-dependent methyltransferase — protein MANTDWRETDRVTAEGNPRRPEGEAGRAMLARMNESHARLVDWGLSHIDLHAGDTVLDIGCGGGNTLARMAERVTEGHLVGIDYAETSVEASRAFNAPLIEAGRMEILHGSVEHLPFADEHFDAVVTVESFYFWPNPEECLKEVARVIKKGGTFLLLAEIYERDDLPESICEKIAGYALTNPTPEEFERLFRAAGFAVVETHFKEGEYWIAVRGVR, from the coding sequence ATGGCAAATACAGACTGGCGTGAAACGGATCGCGTGACGGCGGAGGGGAATCCGCGCCGCCCCGAGGGGGAGGCAGGGCGTGCAATGCTCGCACGCATGAATGAGAGTCATGCACGACTCGTGGACTGGGGACTCTCGCACATAGACCTCCATGCGGGGGATACGGTGCTCGATATCGGCTGCGGCGGCGGCAATACGCTCGCGCGGATGGCGGAGCGCGTCACCGAGGGACATCTCGTCGGCATCGACTACGCCGAGACCTCGGTGGAGGCATCGCGTGCATTCAATGCGCCTCTGATCGAGGCGGGACGCATGGAGATCCTGCACGGTTCGGTGGAGCATCTTCCGTTTGCAGACGAGCATTTCGATGCGGTGGTGACCGTGGAGAGCTTCTACTTCTGGCCGAATCCCGAGGAGTGCCTGAAAGAGGTTGCGCGCGTTATAAAGAAGGGCGGCACGTTCCTCCTGCTCGCGGAGATCTACGAGCGGGATGATCTGCCTGAGAGCATCTGCGAGAAGATCGCGGGCTACGCGCTGACGAATCCGACGCCGGAGGAGTTCGAGCGGCTCTTCCGTGCGGCGGGCTTTGCGGTGGTGGAGACGCATTTCAAAGAGGGCGAATACTGGATCGCCGTGCGCGGCGTTCGATGA